A stretch of the Macaca mulatta isolate MMU2019108-1 chromosome 14, T2T-MMU8v2.0, whole genome shotgun sequence genome encodes the following:
- the DBX1 gene encoding homeobox protein DBX1: MMFPGLLAPPAGYPSLLRPTPTLTLPQSLQSAFSGHSSFLVEDLIRISRPPAYLPRSVPTSSMSPPRQGAPTALTDTGASDLGSPGPGSRRGGSSPTAVSPASETTFLKFGVNAILSSGPRTETSPALLQSVPPKTFAFPYFEGSFQPFIRSSYFPASSSVVPIPGTFSWPLAARGKPRRGMLRRAVFSDVQRKALEKMFQKQKYISKPDRKKLAAKLGLKDSQVKIWFQNRRMKWRNSKERELLSSGGCREQTLPTKLNPHPDLSDVGQKGPGDEEEEEEGPGSPRHRLAYHASPDPPHLRDPRLPEPLPPSPAHSSSPGKPSDFSDSEEEEEGEEEEEITVS, encoded by the exons ATGATGTTCCCCGGCCTCCTCGCGCCCCCCGCCGGGTACCCTAGCCTCCTGCGGCCCACGCCCACCTTGACGCTGCCCCAGTCCTTGCAGTCGGCATTTTCTGGCCACTCCAGCTTCCTGGTGGAGGATCTGATCCGCATCAGCCGACCCCCCGCCTACCTGCCCCGCAGCGTGCCCACCTCCAGCATGTCGCCGCCCAGGCAGGGGGCCCCCACGGCCCTCACCGACACGGGGGCCTCGGATCTGGGCTCCCCGGGTCCCGGGAGCCGGCGGGGCGGCTCTTCGCCGACTGCCGTCTCGCCCGCCAGCGAGACCACGTTTCTGAAGTTTGGAGTGAACGCCATCCTCTCCTCGGGGCCCAGAACAG AAACATCCCCAGCCTTGCTCCAGAGCGTCCCTCCCAAGACCTTCGCATTTCCCTACTTCGAAGGGTCCTTTCAGCCTTTCATCAGATCTTCTTATTTCCCAG CGTCCTCCAGCGTCGTGCCCATCCCCGGGACCTTCTCCTGGCCGCTGGCGGCGCGCGGGAAGCCTCGGCGGGGCATGCTGCGTCGAGCAGTCTTTTCCGACGTGCAGCGCAAGGCGCTAGAGAAGATGTTCCAGAAGCAGAAGTACATCAGCAAGCCCGACCGCAAGAAGCTGGCGGCCAAGCTGGGCCTGAAAGACTCGCAG GTGAAAATCTGGTTCCAGAACCGACGCATGAAATGGCGGAACTCCAAAGAGCGCGAACTCTTGTCTAGCGGGGGCTGCCGCGAGCAGACCCTGCCCACCAAGCTCAATCCGCACCCGGACCTCAGCGACGTGGGCCAGAAGGGTCCTGGGGacgaagaggaggaggaggagggtccGGGCAGCCCCCGCCACCGCCTGGCCTACCACGCGTCCCCCGACCCCCCGCACCTGCGGGACCCACGGCTGCCAGAGCCGCTGCCCCCCTCGCCCGCGCACTCGAGCAGTCCTGGGAAACCTTCGGACTTCTCAGACTccgaggaggaagaggagggagaagaagaggaggaaatcaCCGTGTCCTAG